The window CCGGAAAAACAATATGTCTCGGTGGAACATTCAACGTCCTGCATGACGGTCACAGGATGCTGCTGAGGACCGCGTTTGAAAGCGCAGACAGTGTGATTATCGGCCTGACATCAGACTTGATGGCTTCAGGAAGGAGGAAATTCGTGAGGCCGTATGATCACAGATACAGCTCGCTAAGAAACTTCTGCTCGAAATTTGGCAGTGAATTCGGCATTTACAGGATCGATGATCCGTACGGCCCCTCGATCGAGATAAGCGCCATAGACGCCATAGCAGTAACAGAAGACAACTCGTTCAGGGCGGCGGAAATCAACAGGATAAGGGTGAAGAAGAGCATGAAACCTCTGCGTATTATCGAAGTACCCGTTATCCGGGCGGCTGACGGACTTCCGTTGAGCTCAACTCGCATACTGAACGGCGAGTGCGACAGGCATGGCAATGTTCTGTCTGAGTTGCGCATAGGCATAGGGTCCTCGAATCCGTCGAAGATAGAAGGGATTGAAAGGGCGTTCCGGCGTTATGGAAGGGATTTCTCCAATCCTGTTTTCCTGCCCGTTGCAACGGAATCGCGCGTTCCTGACCAGCCGCTGGACAGAAGAGATACAGTAAGGGGTGCACTGAACAGAGCGACGCAGTCACTGAAGGGAAACGACATCGGCGTCGGCATTGAGGCCGGTCTTATGGAAAGCGGAATTAAGGGTGTTTTCCTTGATGTCCAGTTCTGCGTAATTATTGACAAAGCCGGAGGAAAAACCTGCGGTCAGGGGATCGGTTTCCAGTATCCGGCATCCGTGACAGGTATGCTGACATCCGGCAAAGGCTCGGCCGGAACCGTCATGTCGGAGCTTTCCGGCATAACAGATATAGGCAGGAAAAACGGCGCCATAGGTTATCTTTCGCGCGGCGTTCTGAGCAGGAGTCATATCACCGAGGATGCTGTCATCGCCGCTCTCCTGCCGAGGATTAACCGTGAATTGTATGCCATCCCTGCACATCATGCGGCGAAATGGTAAAATTCGATGATACTGCAGCACATTCTGCATATACATGCCTGTTGCCGGCTGATGTTCCGCCGCAATGCATACAGTTACCGGCGGAAGCGCTGAGGGGGAGATTTGAACTCCCGAGTCGCAGAGCGACACCGGCTTACTCGACTGGTACTCAAGGCCGGCGCCTTGAACCGGGCTTAGCTACCTCAGCTTTATCAGTTCGGTTACGTCGAGTTCGAACCCCACCACGGGGTTGAATAAATTAAAGTTTGTTATCACTTCCGGATGCAATTCTCCGAAAATTCCGATCGCCTTGTTGCCGCTGTGAATTTCTGCCTGTCTTCCGGCGATGAATCTTTCATCGGTCGAAGCGATAAACTCGCCGCCGAACTTCAGATCCCTCAGCAGCGCATCAACAAGCGATTTGCTCTCCGAAAAGGTTGCCTTCGGATGTATGCTGAGTGCGGCAAGATGTTTTCTCCTGGAAGGTGTGTGTACATCGCCTATCTCGTAAATGCGCTGTGGGAGCTCGTTGTGCTTGTTTGCCTCGAAC of the Candidatus Sysuiplasma jiujiangense genome contains:
- the yjjX gene encoding inosine/xanthosine triphosphatase, whose product is MTGKTICLGGTFNVLHDGHRMLLRTAFESADSVIIGLTSDLMASGRRKFVRPYDHRYSSLRNFCSKFGSEFGIYRIDDPYGPSIEISAIDAIAVTEDNSFRAAEINRIRVKKSMKPLRIIEVPVIRAADGLPLSSTRILNGECDRHGNVLSELRIGIGSSNPSKIEGIERAFRRYGRDFSNPVFLPVATESRVPDQPLDRRDTVRGALNRATQSLKGNDIGVGIEAGLMESGIKGVFLDVQFCVIIDKAGGKTCGQGIGFQYPASVTGMLTSGKGSAGTVMSELSGITDIGRKNGAIGYLSRGVLSRSHITEDAVIAALLPRINRELYAIPAHHAAKW